A portion of the Betta splendens chromosome 2, fBetSpl5.4, whole genome shotgun sequence genome contains these proteins:
- the LOC114869188 gene encoding myelin-oligodendrocyte glycoprotein-like isoform X2: MRLCSITALLLCVLTPRAQAVVMASPRLISSAPGDDVVLRCHLEPPVDIQALTVEWSKPDLQPDPWDPLRRVQYVHVHRNGGEVTDMKLRSYAGRTELLTEQLRHGDVSLKILNVTLADAARYRCFIPKLKSAVREATVQLVVDANLLKTSTLTPREHEEQNMTDDSGGRLSTNVLIPVTVISLSVLLLIILIAGADIYRRQHKKQSSTDLHQPGREDQQRSGLLGRTGPAEQSSPERDLT, encoded by the exons ATGCGCTTGTGTTCCATCACGGCTCTGCTTCTCTGCGTCCTGACGCCTCgag CTCAGGCTGTGGTGATGGCTTCTCCTCGCCTCATCTCCTCGGCCCCGGGTGATGACGTGGTGCTGCGCTGTCACCTGGAGCCTCCGGTCGACATACAGGCTCTGACGGTGGAGTGGTCCAAACCCGACCTCCAGCCCGACCCGTGGGATCCGCTGAGGCGGGTCCAGTACGTGCACGTGCACCGTAACGGAGGCGAAGTGACAGACATGAAGCTCAGGTCGTACGCTGGGAGGACGGAGCTGCTCACGGAGCAGCTGAGACATGGGGACGTATCCCTGAAGATCCTCAACGTGACGCTGGCAGACGCAGCCAGATACAGATGCTTCATCCCCAAGTTAAAGAGCGCAGTGAGGGAGGCCACGGTGCAGCTGGTGGTCG ATGCAAACTTGCTAAAAACATCAACACTCACTCCCAGAGAGCACGAGGAACAGAACATGACGGACGATAGTG GTGGTCGACTCAGCACCAACGTCCTGATCCCAGTTACAGTTATttccctgtctgtcctcctgctcaTTATTCTGATCGCTGGAGCAGATATTTACAGACGGCAGCATAAAAAGCAAAGT TCGACAGATTTACACCAACCAGGACGCGAGGACCAGCAGAGGTCAGGCCTCCTGGGCAGAACTGGACCAGCAGAACAGAGCAGTCCAGAGCGGGAT CTcacctga
- the LOC114869016 gene encoding uncharacterized protein LOC114869016 isoform X1, which translates to MQPPTNRQSVRQSDKQTDRQTDRQTDRQTETHTSTMEITTLCAVVAALRVVPDRSQFFQYESILVICERQGHSSGWRVRRNTSTNINEDCYNNRRLIPKDIINESACVITDLYPSDSGVYWCQSGAGECSNSISINVTAGAVILESPVVPVKEGDAVTLRCTSRSNSSSADFYKDQLLIGSSSTGSLSLSVSGSDGGLYKCCVSGAGESPSSRLIVTVGPPPPPPPPPPPPPRLTYLALPVVGVCLLLVLVLLCCWRNHKEDTDQDISYTDVTITQDVQPHRMRDEALELGETFYSTLNLANI; encoded by the exons ATGCAGCCCCCGACAaacagacagtcagtcagacagtcagacaaacagacagacagacagacagacagacagacagacagacagacagaaacacacacgagcacaatGGAGATAACGACCCTCTGTGCTGTCGTTG ctgctctgagagTGGTTCCCGACAGATCCCAGTTCTTCCAGTATGAGTCTATACTGGTGATCTGTGAGCGTCAGGGACACTCCTCTGGGTGGAGAGTGAGAAGAAACACGTCCACAAACATAAATGAAGACTGTTATAATAATAGAAGGCTAATACCAAAGGATATTATAAATGAATCTGCCTGCGTCATCACTGACCTCTACCCGTCGGACAGTGGAGTTTACTGGTGCCAGTCTGGAGCAGGCGAATGCAGCAACTCCATCAGCATCAACGTGACAG CTGGTGCTGTGATCCTGGAGAGTCCAGTTGTTCCAGTGAAGGAGGGAGACGCTGTGACTCTTCGCTGCACAAGCAGATCCAACTCGTCCTCTGCTGACTTTTATAAGGACCAGCTTCTCAtcggcagcagctccacaggaaGCCTGAGCCTCAGCGTCTCTGGATCCGATGGAGGCCTCTACAAGTGCTGCGTCTCTGGAGCAGGAGAGTCTCCAAGCAGTCGTCTGATTGTCACAG tggggcctcctcctcctcctcctcctcctcctcctcctcctcctcgcctcacATACCTAGCGCTTcctgtggtgggtgtgtgtctcctgctggtgttggtgctgctgtgttgctggAGAAACCACAAAG AAGACACTGACCAGGACATTTCATATACTGACGTCACCATTACACAGGATGTGCAACCACACAGGATgagag ATGAAGCCTTGGAACTTGGAGAAACCTTCTACTCAACATTGAACCTGGCGAATATCTGA
- the LOC114869188 gene encoding uncharacterized protein LOC114869188 isoform X3, translating into MASPRLISSAPGDDVVLRCHLEPPVDIQALTVEWSKPDLQPDPWDPLRRVQYVHVHRNGGEVTDMKLRSYAGRTELLTEQLRHGDVSLKILNVTLADAARYRCFIPKLKSAVREATVQLVVDANLLKTSTLTPREHEEQNMTDDSAGGRLSTNVLIPVTVISLSVLLLIILIAGADIYRRQHKKQSSTDLHQPGREDQQRSGLLGRTGPAEQSSPERDLT; encoded by the exons ATGGCTTCTCCTCGCCTCATCTCCTCGGCCCCGGGTGATGACGTGGTGCTGCGCTGTCACCTGGAGCCTCCGGTCGACATACAGGCTCTGACGGTGGAGTGGTCCAAACCCGACCTCCAGCCCGACCCGTGGGATCCGCTGAGGCGGGTCCAGTACGTGCACGTGCACCGTAACGGAGGCGAAGTGACAGACATGAAGCTCAGGTCGTACGCTGGGAGGACGGAGCTGCTCACGGAGCAGCTGAGACATGGGGACGTATCCCTGAAGATCCTCAACGTGACGCTGGCAGACGCAGCCAGATACAGATGCTTCATCCCCAAGTTAAAGAGCGCAGTGAGGGAGGCCACGGTGCAGCTGGTGGTCG ATGCAAACTTGCTAAAAACATCAACACTCACTCCCAGAGAGCACGAGGAACAGAACATGACGGACGATAGTG CAGGTGGTCGACTCAGCACCAACGTCCTGATCCCAGTTACAGTTATttccctgtctgtcctcctgctcaTTATTCTGATCGCTGGAGCAGATATTTACAGACGGCAGCATAAAAAGCAAAGT TCGACAGATTTACACCAACCAGGACGCGAGGACCAGCAGAGGTCAGGCCTCCTGGGCAGAACTGGACCAGCAGAACAGAGCAGTCCAGAGCGGGAT CTcacctga
- the LOC114869016 gene encoding Fc receptor-like protein 5 isoform X2: MQPPTNRQSVRQSDKQTDRQTDRQTDRQTETHTSTMEITTLCAVVAALRVVPDRSQFFQYESILVICERQGHSSGWRVRRNTSTNINEDCYNNRRLIPKDIINESACVITDLYPSDSGVYWCQSGAGECSNSISINVTAGAVILESPVVPVKEGDAVTLRCTSRSNSSSADFYKDQLLIGSSSTGSLSLSVSGSDGGLYKCCVSGAGESPSSRLIVTEDTDQDISYTDVTITQDVQPHRMRDEALELGETFYSTLNLANI; encoded by the exons ATGCAGCCCCCGACAaacagacagtcagtcagacagtcagacaaacagacagacagacagacagacagacagacagacagacagacagaaacacacacgagcacaatGGAGATAACGACCCTCTGTGCTGTCGTTG ctgctctgagagTGGTTCCCGACAGATCCCAGTTCTTCCAGTATGAGTCTATACTGGTGATCTGTGAGCGTCAGGGACACTCCTCTGGGTGGAGAGTGAGAAGAAACACGTCCACAAACATAAATGAAGACTGTTATAATAATAGAAGGCTAATACCAAAGGATATTATAAATGAATCTGCCTGCGTCATCACTGACCTCTACCCGTCGGACAGTGGAGTTTACTGGTGCCAGTCTGGAGCAGGCGAATGCAGCAACTCCATCAGCATCAACGTGACAG CTGGTGCTGTGATCCTGGAGAGTCCAGTTGTTCCAGTGAAGGAGGGAGACGCTGTGACTCTTCGCTGCACAAGCAGATCCAACTCGTCCTCTGCTGACTTTTATAAGGACCAGCTTCTCAtcggcagcagctccacaggaaGCCTGAGCCTCAGCGTCTCTGGATCCGATGGAGGCCTCTACAAGTGCTGCGTCTCTGGAGCAGGAGAGTCTCCAAGCAGTCGTCTGATTGTCACAG AAGACACTGACCAGGACATTTCATATACTGACGTCACCATTACACAGGATGTGCAACCACACAGGATgagag ATGAAGCCTTGGAACTTGGAGAAACCTTCTACTCAACATTGAACCTGGCGAATATCTGA
- the LOC114869188 gene encoding myelin-oligodendrocyte glycoprotein-like isoform X1 — translation MRLCSITALLLCVLTPRAQAVVMASPRLISSAPGDDVVLRCHLEPPVDIQALTVEWSKPDLQPDPWDPLRRVQYVHVHRNGGEVTDMKLRSYAGRTELLTEQLRHGDVSLKILNVTLADAARYRCFIPKLKSAVREATVQLVVDANLLKTSTLTPREHEEQNMTDDSAGGRLSTNVLIPVTVISLSVLLLIILIAGADIYRRQHKKQSSTDLHQPGREDQQRSGLLGRTGPAEQSSPERDLT, via the exons ATGCGCTTGTGTTCCATCACGGCTCTGCTTCTCTGCGTCCTGACGCCTCgag CTCAGGCTGTGGTGATGGCTTCTCCTCGCCTCATCTCCTCGGCCCCGGGTGATGACGTGGTGCTGCGCTGTCACCTGGAGCCTCCGGTCGACATACAGGCTCTGACGGTGGAGTGGTCCAAACCCGACCTCCAGCCCGACCCGTGGGATCCGCTGAGGCGGGTCCAGTACGTGCACGTGCACCGTAACGGAGGCGAAGTGACAGACATGAAGCTCAGGTCGTACGCTGGGAGGACGGAGCTGCTCACGGAGCAGCTGAGACATGGGGACGTATCCCTGAAGATCCTCAACGTGACGCTGGCAGACGCAGCCAGATACAGATGCTTCATCCCCAAGTTAAAGAGCGCAGTGAGGGAGGCCACGGTGCAGCTGGTGGTCG ATGCAAACTTGCTAAAAACATCAACACTCACTCCCAGAGAGCACGAGGAACAGAACATGACGGACGATAGTG CAGGTGGTCGACTCAGCACCAACGTCCTGATCCCAGTTACAGTTATttccctgtctgtcctcctgctcaTTATTCTGATCGCTGGAGCAGATATTTACAGACGGCAGCATAAAAAGCAAAGT TCGACAGATTTACACCAACCAGGACGCGAGGACCAGCAGAGGTCAGGCCTCCTGGGCAGAACTGGACCAGCAGAACAGAGCAGTCCAGAGCGGGAT CTcacctga